A genomic region of Mycolicibacterium poriferae contains the following coding sequences:
- a CDS encoding N-acyl-D-amino-acid deacylase family protein, which yields MTYDTVIRNGRWFDGTGAPSAVRTIGIRDGHVAAVVTGDLDETDAQVIDATDQWVLPGMIDIHTHYDVEVLGGPALSESLRHGVTTVLLGSCSLSTVYLDAADAGDIFGRVEAIPRDFVIEAVEKHKDWTSGEEYIAALESRPLGPNVAAFLGHSDMRAATMGLDRATRKDERPTRAEQARMERMLVEALRAGFVGMSSQQLLFDKLDGDVCRSRTLPSTYAKPRELRRLKSLLRRSNRVLQSGPDIQNPLNLLSQAAQSLGAVRNPLKTSLLSAADVKSNPVAVNVLGPLARLVNSLGGNFRWQHLPVPFEVYADGIDLVVFEEFGAGAAALHLRDEVERNELMRDEGYRRRFRKDYDSRFGMRVWHRDFFDAEIVSCPDQSVVGKSFGAVGRLRGGLHPVDAFLDLVLEHGRALRWRTTISNHRPEVLKKLARDPGIQMGFSDAGAHLRNMAFYNMGLRLLRHVRDAELAGRPFMTVEQAVHRLTGELGDWYRIDAGHLRLGDRADVVVLDPCRLDASLDRYAEEPVSQYGGLSRMVNRNDETVSAVLVGGRPVYLDGALTPTVGSERTGRFLRAAHKAPAPATRQGTGKATAGAAATGAAASGKEASGKEALAHVN from the coding sequence GTGACGTACGACACGGTCATCCGCAACGGCCGCTGGTTCGACGGCACCGGCGCCCCGTCGGCCGTGCGCACCATCGGCATCCGCGACGGCCACGTCGCCGCGGTCGTCACCGGCGATCTCGACGAGACCGACGCACAGGTGATCGACGCCACCGACCAGTGGGTGCTGCCCGGCATGATCGACATCCACACTCACTACGACGTCGAAGTGCTCGGCGGCCCGGCGCTGTCGGAGTCGTTGCGCCACGGGGTCACCACAGTGCTGCTCGGCTCGTGTTCGCTGTCCACGGTGTACCTCGACGCCGCCGATGCCGGTGACATCTTCGGCCGAGTCGAGGCGATCCCGCGCGACTTCGTCATCGAGGCGGTCGAGAAGCACAAGGACTGGACAAGCGGTGAGGAGTACATCGCCGCGCTGGAGTCGCGCCCGCTCGGGCCCAATGTGGCGGCGTTCCTCGGGCACTCCGACATGCGCGCCGCGACAATGGGACTGGACCGCGCCACCCGCAAGGACGAGCGTCCCACCCGAGCTGAGCAGGCACGGATGGAACGGATGCTGGTCGAGGCGCTGCGCGCCGGATTCGTCGGAATGTCCTCGCAGCAGCTGCTTTTCGACAAGCTCGATGGAGACGTGTGCCGGTCTCGAACCCTGCCGTCGACCTACGCCAAGCCACGTGAGCTGCGCAGGCTGAAATCGCTGTTGCGCCGGTCCAACCGGGTGCTGCAGTCCGGGCCGGACATCCAGAACCCGCTGAACCTCCTGTCGCAGGCAGCGCAGTCGCTGGGGGCGGTGCGCAACCCGCTGAAAACGAGTCTGCTCTCGGCGGCCGACGTCAAGTCCAACCCCGTCGCGGTCAACGTCCTGGGCCCACTCGCCCGGCTGGTCAACAGCCTCGGCGGCAACTTCCGGTGGCAACACCTGCCGGTACCGTTCGAGGTGTACGCCGACGGCATCGATCTGGTCGTGTTCGAGGAGTTCGGCGCGGGCGCGGCCGCCCTGCACCTGCGCGACGAGGTCGAGCGCAACGAGCTGATGCGCGACGAGGGCTACCGCAGACGTTTCCGCAAGGACTACGACAGCCGATTCGGGATGCGGGTGTGGCACCGTGACTTCTTCGACGCCGAGATCGTCTCCTGCCCCGACCAGTCCGTGGTCGGCAAGTCCTTCGGAGCGGTGGGGCGCCTGCGCGGCGGCCTGCACCCGGTGGACGCCTTCCTCGATCTGGTGCTCGAACACGGTCGGGCGCTGCGGTGGCGCACCACCATCTCCAACCATCGGCCCGAGGTGCTCAAGAAGCTCGCCCGTGATCCCGGTATCCAGATGGGGTTCTCGGACGCCGGTGCACACCTGCGCAACATGGCGTTCTACAACATGGGCCTGCGCCTGCTGCGTCACGTGCGGGACGCAGAACTCGCCGGCAGGCCGTTCATGACCGTCGAGCAGGCCGTGCACCGGCTCACCGGCGAGCTGGGCGACTGGTATCGCATCGATGCGGGGCACCTGCGCCTCGGCGACCGCGCCGACGTCGTCGTCCTCGATCCGTGCCGGCTCGACGCCAGCCTCGACCGCTACGCGGAGGAGCCGGTGTCCCAGTACGGCGGTCTGTCGCGCATGGTCAACCGCAATGACGAGACGGTGAGTGCCGTGCTGGTGGGTGGGCGACCGGTGTATCTCGACGGCGCGCTGACGCCGACTGTCGGATCCGAGCGCACCGGCAGGTTCCTGCGTGCGGCGCACAAAGCGCCGGCACCGGCGACACGTCAAGGGACGGGGAAAGCGACTGCAGGGGCAGCGGCGACCGGGGCAGCGGCGAGCGGGAAAGAGGCGAGCGGGAAAGAGGCACTGGCCCATGTCAATTGA
- a CDS encoding glycosyltransferase yields the protein MRVVQVANFYGPRSGGLRTAVDRLGAEYCASGHSVFLIVPGRHAEWVRLPSGVTRISLPARLIPFTGGYRAVLPRPVTALLEELEPDALEVSDRLTLRSLGPWGRRHGVSTVMISHERLDRLVGQILPEPMARAVADVANRRTATNYDAVVCTTAFAREEFERIDATNVMTVPLGVDLDQFHPRHHSAELRGRWAGPDQVLLVHCGRLSVEKHPHRSIDTVATLREAGVDARLVVVGEGPLRARLQRQAGRLPVDFLGYVGCRDTVAGILASADVALAPGPHETFGLAALEALACGTPAVVSRTSALAEILTTDSGATADNDARAVARAVTTVMGRPERERRHSARQRAEQFSWPRSAQGMLTALGAP from the coding sequence ATGCGCGTGGTCCAGGTGGCGAATTTCTACGGCCCCCGGTCCGGTGGTCTGCGCACCGCCGTGGACCGTCTGGGCGCCGAGTACTGCGCGTCCGGGCACTCGGTGTTCCTGATCGTCCCGGGCCGCCACGCCGAATGGGTCCGGCTGCCCTCGGGGGTCACCCGAATCTCTCTGCCCGCCAGGTTGATCCCGTTCACCGGTGGCTATCGCGCTGTCCTGCCGAGGCCGGTGACCGCGCTCCTCGAAGAACTGGAACCGGATGCGCTGGAGGTGTCCGACCGGCTGACCCTGCGCTCGCTGGGCCCGTGGGGGCGACGCCACGGCGTGTCCACGGTGATGATCTCCCACGAACGCCTCGACCGTCTGGTCGGCCAGATTCTTCCCGAGCCGATGGCCCGCGCGGTTGCCGACGTCGCCAACCGGCGGACGGCGACGAACTACGACGCCGTGGTGTGCACGACCGCGTTCGCCCGCGAGGAGTTCGAACGTATCGACGCCACCAATGTGATGACGGTGCCGCTCGGCGTCGACCTCGACCAGTTCCACCCCCGGCACCACTCCGCGGAGTTGCGGGGCCGCTGGGCCGGCCCGGACCAGGTGCTGCTGGTGCACTGCGGGCGGCTGTCGGTGGAGAAGCACCCGCATCGCAGCATCGACACCGTCGCCACCCTGCGCGAGGCCGGAGTCGACGCCAGGTTGGTCGTGGTGGGAGAGGGACCGCTGCGCGCCAGGCTGCAACGGCAGGCCGGCCGCCTGCCTGTCGACTTCCTCGGATACGTCGGGTGCCGCGACACGGTCGCAGGGATTCTGGCCAGCGCCGACGTCGCACTCGCACCCGGCCCTCACGAGACGTTCGGCCTGGCCGCGCTCGAGGCGCTGGCATGCGGCACGCCCGCGGTGGTGTCGCGGACCTCTGCGCTGGCGGAGATACTGACCACCGACAGCGGGGCCACCGCGGACAACGATGCGCGCGCGGTAGCCCGCGCGGTCACCACGGTGATGGGCCGGCCCGAACGCGAGCGCAGACACAGCGCGCGACAGCGGGCCGAGCAGTTCAGCTGGCCACGCTCCGCCCAGGGCATGCTGACTGCGCTCGGGGCGCCCTAG
- a CDS encoding dienelactone hydrolase family protein: MTPLQRYIAEEIATDHVDGLLTRREALRRLSLLGIGAAAATSLIAACGGSDQQAAPSTATSAAPADASPPGMDSAVSTAAVTWAGPAGELQGAWAEAARPRGGMLVIHENKGLNDWTRSVAGRLAGAGYSSLAIDLLSAQGGTSTFDDPAEATAALGNREPAAMVADLKSGIAEVQRRTPDLRVAAIGFCMGGGLVWRLLDSGAPELAAAFPFYGPTPDDPDFSGSKDVAVLAFYGELDQRVNATEPAAAAALQRAGMVHELVTEPGANHAFFNDTGDRYDPAAAADAWRRVLDWSAAHVG, from the coding sequence GTGACGCCGCTGCAGCGCTATATCGCCGAGGAAATCGCCACCGACCACGTCGACGGCCTGCTGACCCGGCGCGAAGCGCTGCGCCGACTGAGCCTGCTCGGCATCGGAGCTGCCGCTGCGACGTCCCTGATCGCCGCCTGTGGCGGCAGCGACCAGCAAGCCGCTCCGTCCACCGCCACGTCGGCGGCGCCCGCAGACGCCTCACCGCCGGGCATGGATTCGGCGGTGTCGACCGCGGCTGTCACCTGGGCGGGACCGGCAGGCGAACTGCAGGGCGCCTGGGCCGAGGCGGCCCGGCCGCGCGGCGGCATGCTCGTCATCCACGAGAACAAGGGCCTCAATGACTGGACCCGCTCCGTGGCCGGCCGGCTGGCCGGCGCCGGCTATTCGAGCCTGGCCATCGACCTGCTCTCCGCGCAGGGCGGGACGTCGACGTTCGACGATCCGGCCGAGGCGACCGCGGCGCTGGGCAACCGGGAACCCGCCGCCATGGTCGCCGACCTGAAGTCCGGAATCGCCGAAGTGCAGCGGCGCACGCCAGATCTGCGGGTCGCGGCGATCGGATTCTGCATGGGCGGGGGACTGGTGTGGCGACTGCTCGACAGCGGTGCACCCGAACTGGCCGCCGCCTTCCCCTTCTACGGACCGACGCCGGACGATCCCGACTTCTCCGGCTCCAAAGACGTTGCCGTGCTCGCCTTCTACGGAGAACTCGACCAACGCGTCAACGCGACCGAACCCGCCGCCGCTGCCGCCCTGCAACGCGCCGGGATGGTCCACGAGTTGGTCACCGAACCCGGCGCCAACCACGCGTTCTTCAACGACACCGGTGACCGTTACGACCCGGCGGCCGCCGCCGACGCGTGGCGCCGCGTTTTGGACTGGTCGGCCGCCCACGTCGGTTAG
- a CDS encoding nuclear transport factor 2 family protein, which produces MSIEQAGETTDIETTVSSMWAALSARDWDGVKRRLAPHCIYLDMPVGPAAAARGPDDIVKRLKIGLEPLASYANFPGLMVSNGVDLMYEHHEEWHWATGESAVLQFVTVHRVEDGLITLWKDYWDMGALANHAPASWLADFANADMSWVFDATGLV; this is translated from the coding sequence ATGTCAATTGAGCAGGCGGGCGAGACGACTGATATCGAGACGACCGTCTCGTCGATGTGGGCGGCGCTGTCGGCGCGGGACTGGGACGGTGTGAAGCGCCGGCTTGCTCCGCACTGCATCTATCTCGACATGCCGGTCGGGCCCGCAGCCGCCGCGCGCGGTCCGGATGACATCGTCAAGCGCCTCAAGATCGGGCTCGAGCCGCTGGCGTCGTACGCGAACTTCCCCGGCCTGATGGTCAGCAACGGGGTGGACCTGATGTACGAGCACCACGAGGAATGGCACTGGGCCACCGGCGAATCAGCGGTTCTGCAGTTCGTCACGGTGCACCGGGTCGAGGACGGTCTGATCACGCTGTGGAAGGACTACTGGGACATGGGGGCGCTGGCCAACCATGCGCCGGCCAGTTGGCTGGCCGACTTCGCGAACGCCGACATGTCCTGGGTGTTCGACGCGACCGGACTGGTGTGA